The following are encoded in a window of uncultured Ilyobacter sp. genomic DNA:
- a CDS encoding tyrosine-type recombinase/integrase has protein sequence MRELLTEFIEFIKEKKGFSESSIEAYKKDLEDFTVFLMGKDYISVEDFDVMSFIENMKKEYSENSIYRKLVSLRAFYKYLYKKGLVEKIPTEGLKPVKPTIQMPETLEWEEVKRIMDQCGNHAKGKRDKLVIELLLQSGLLISEVLEIKISDLQATDYKKIKYVKNNRLHFVEMGSELSEKIRSFVEEDGKELIKDGYDFLFYGVTRQNFGARFKKYGQKAGIDQNVYPNMLRNTLAKKYLDSGIDEVKDKMHLEKLEGTGVYITRNLDKIRELYMEIAIGDK, from the coding sequence ATGAGGGAGCTATTAACAGAATTTATAGAGTTCATAAAGGAAAAAAAAGGATTTTCTGAGAGCAGTATAGAGGCTTACAAAAAGGACCTCGAGGATTTTACGGTTTTTTTGATGGGAAAAGACTATATATCGGTAGAGGATTTTGATGTGATGTCCTTTATAGAGAACATGAAAAAAGAGTATTCTGAAAATAGTATTTACAGAAAACTTGTTTCCCTAAGGGCATTTTATAAGTATTTGTATAAAAAAGGTCTTGTTGAAAAAATACCAACAGAAGGGCTGAAACCTGTGAAGCCAACGATACAAATGCCTGAAACCTTAGAGTGGGAAGAGGTAAAGAGGATAATGGACCAGTGTGGAAATCATGCTAAGGGTAAAAGAGATAAATTGGTCATAGAACTACTCCTTCAGAGCGGTCTGCTCATATCAGAGGTTTTGGAAATAAAAATAAGTGACCTTCAGGCAACTGACTATAAGAAGATAAAGTATGTAAAGAACAACAGGCTTCATTTTGTAGAGATGGGATCTGAGCTTTCTGAAAAAATCAGGTCATTTGTTGAGGAAGATGGTAAAGAGCTTATAAAAGATGGTTATGACTTCCTTTTTTATGGAGTTACCAGACAGAATTTCGGTGCGAGATTTAAGAAATATGGTCAAAAGGCCGGGATAGATCAAAATGTATATCCAAATATGCTGAGAAATACCCTTGCAAAAAAATACCTAGATAGCGGAATAGATGAGGTCAAAGATAAAATGCACCTCGAAAAGCTAGAGGGAACCGGGGTGTACATCACAAGAAATCTAGATAAAATAAGAGAACTGTATATGGAAATCGCAATAGGCGATAAATAG
- the era gene encoding GTPase Era, protein MKSGFIAVVGRPNVGKSTLTNKLVNEKVAIVSDKAGTTRDSIKGILNHGGNQYIFIDTPGIHKPKHLLGEHMTNVAVRSLREVEVIMFVLDGSQEISTGDKYVMDRILEAEKTPRVLIINKIDKMNDEEIKSKKAEIEEKLGTFDKIVELSAEYSIGMYKVIEAIDPFLEEGVMYYPEDMYTDMPTYKVICEIVREKILTRTRDEIPHSIAIEITNVERRPNGKDKYDINIYVERNSQKGIIIGNRGEMLKEVGTEARKDIEELLGKKIYLNLWVKVKEKWRKKKPFLKEMGYYIDEE, encoded by the coding sequence ATGAAATCTGGATTTATAGCAGTAGTAGGAAGACCCAATGTAGGTAAGTCTACATTGACGAATAAACTGGTGAACGAAAAAGTAGCCATAGTATCTGATAAGGCTGGGACAACGAGGGACTCCATAAAGGGGATATTAAACCATGGTGGAAATCAGTATATATTTATTGATACCCCGGGAATACATAAGCCTAAGCATCTTCTAGGGGAGCATATGACCAATGTGGCTGTGAGATCCCTAAGAGAAGTAGAGGTTATAATGTTTGTCCTAGACGGAAGTCAGGAGATAAGCACAGGGGATAAATATGTAATGGACAGAATCCTAGAAGCTGAGAAAACTCCAAGGGTACTTATTATCAATAAAATTGATAAAATGAATGATGAAGAGATAAAATCGAAAAAGGCTGAGATAGAGGAAAAACTCGGGACCTTTGATAAGATAGTAGAGCTTTCTGCAGAGTATTCAATAGGGATGTACAAGGTCATAGAGGCTATAGATCCTTTTCTAGAAGAGGGAGTAATGTATTATCCCGAGGATATGTACACCGATATGCCGACTTATAAGGTTATATGTGAGATAGTTAGGGAAAAAATACTGACTAGAACAAGGGATGAGATACCTCACTCAATAGCAATAGAGATAACAAATGTAGAGAGAAGACCGAATGGGAAAGATAAATATGACATAAATATCTATGTAGAGAGAAACTCTCAAAAGGGAATAATAATAGGAAACAGGGGAGAGATGCTAAAAGAGGTGGGGACAGAAGCTAGAAAAGATATAGAAGAGCTTCTAGGGAAAAAGATCTATCTCAATCTCTGGGTAAAAGTGAAAGAAAAATGGAGAAAGAAAAAGCCTTTCCTTAAAGAGATGGGTTATTATATAGACGAGGAATAA
- a CDS encoding Cof-type HAD-IIB family hydrolase: MKYRAVVLDVDGTLLNSKLEIELETLEVLKKFRSIGGKVYLATGRTYLSVKPYYDILGLDTPVIAYNGAKVVSNFGETILEYPIEGDLVKYFIDLSRRTETHLNLYQNEKWLVEDPFNNESEIYEGISGLSPEESDFENLEEYFSNKALFIAEKEKLDKLKEEIIIDLDNRVHVTASKPFFLEVMKKGVNKGETLKKIMESEGLDLEEVIAFGDGLNDLEMIRAAGLGVAMGNSYEELKEAADLITVDNDSNGIAQVMTDLFNKRSLVGL; encoded by the coding sequence ATGAAATACAGAGCCGTGGTGCTAGACGTGGACGGGACACTTCTTAATTCGAAGCTTGAAATAGAGCTGGAAACATTGGAAGTATTGAAAAAGTTCAGAAGTATAGGGGGTAAGGTTTATTTAGCTACAGGAAGAACCTATCTTTCCGTGAAACCTTATTATGATATACTTGGTTTAGATACGCCTGTCATAGCTTACAACGGTGCTAAGGTTGTTTCTAATTTTGGGGAAACTATCCTTGAGTATCCTATAGAGGGAGATTTAGTAAAATATTTCATTGATCTCTCTAGAAGGACTGAAACTCATCTAAACCTTTATCAAAATGAAAAATGGCTTGTTGAAGATCCTTTTAACAATGAAAGTGAAATTTACGAGGGGATATCTGGATTAAGTCCCGAAGAGTCTGATTTTGAAAACCTAGAAGAATATTTTTCAAACAAGGCTTTATTTATAGCCGAAAAGGAAAAATTAGATAAACTCAAGGAAGAGATAATAATAGATTTAGACAACAGGGTGCACGTGACAGCCTCAAAACCTTTTTTTCTTGAAGTTATGAAAAAAGGGGTCAATAAGGGCGAAACCCTAAAAAAAATAATGGAGTCAGAGGGATTGGATCTAGAGGAAGTCATTGCCTTTGGAGACGGATTAAATGATTTAGAAATGATAAGAGCAGCCGGTCTTGGAGTGGCTATGGGAAATTCCTATGAGGAGCTTAAGGAGGCTGCTGATCTTATTACTGTAGATAATGATTCTAACGGAATAGCACAAGTGATGACAGATCTTTTTAATAAAAGAAGTCTTGTAGGTTTATAA
- a CDS encoding DEAD/DEAH box helicase: protein MFEKLKGNIERKKNGIKVEKVYFKLSFDEKGAYVDTVDEDGEILCEVESLQYDRNTREVLKSIDHIRENSLFLISWDSCGERVYLSEHPHLIELLKKSRYFVDENFENIEWSHEESNLTLKIESPEEESKKLNSFLLLKGKYKDFKFINEKTVIHKRKIYNIADIGESFVSAMEVNSQFPKGDIENFLTVTMSYFDNLEIDYQDYTVGIGEEKKLQPQIIIEKISRDNSLYLKVGMTVSTMNYDFLSEYNINTVAIVNHMEKKILLCDIELRNIGEAIEEVVKVLTKHQRKLKLREGYYLDGNLIIMQEKLAKEFVTKELLQMVGKYKIVGTDKLKKYRIRTVKPKLVANLQHSIDFLEGDVELEIEGEKFTIFDVLKAYKKDSYIVLSDGTNALINKKYIEKLERIFKRKDEKAKVSFFDLPLVEELIEDKLFSGEMKKSKELFMGFNNIKDYPVPVPPIKAILREYQDYGYRWLSYLVDNKIGGCLADDMGLGKTLQAIALLSRIYENPIKPSLVAMPKSLIYNWENEIKKFNPNLNVKIYYGNNRDVNDIKESQIILTTYGTVRNDIKILKEMEFEMVILDESQNIKNINSQTTKAVMLLNSANRIALSGTPVENNLGELYSLFRFLNPTMFGSIDEFNSFYANPIQRDNDMEVVEELKKKIYPFILRRTKKEVLKDLPDKIEKVHFVEMNEEQKKIYDERRLFYYDLIHNQIKEHGIGKSQIFILQALNELRQLASCPEMKTEGLVSSTKREVLIESIREAVDNGHKILVFTNFIRSIENICEDLEKHNIEHLYMTGATKDRQSLVEKFQSNKKCKVFVMTLKTGGVGLNLTAADTIFIYDPWWNKTAEDQAVDRSHRMGQDRTVFSYKLITKGTIEEKILKLQEEKSRLFEKLISSDSASVKSLTEKDIEYILSE from the coding sequence ATGTTTGAGAAGTTAAAAGGAAATATAGAAAGAAAAAAAAACGGCATAAAAGTAGAAAAGGTATATTTTAAACTTTCCTTTGATGAAAAAGGAGCTTATGTAGATACAGTAGATGAAGACGGGGAAATACTTTGTGAAGTTGAATCCCTGCAATATGACAGGAATACTAGAGAGGTCCTGAAAAGCATTGATCATATAAGGGAAAACAGTTTGTTTTTAATATCATGGGACAGTTGCGGAGAGAGGGTATACCTCAGTGAGCATCCTCACCTTATTGAACTTCTGAAAAAGAGCAGATATTTCGTAGATGAAAATTTTGAAAATATAGAGTGGAGCCATGAAGAGAGTAACTTAACTTTAAAGATAGAAAGCCCGGAGGAGGAAAGTAAAAAACTTAATTCTTTCTTACTTCTGAAGGGGAAATATAAAGATTTTAAGTTTATAAACGAAAAAACAGTCATCCATAAGAGGAAGATATATAATATAGCCGATATAGGGGAAAGTTTTGTAAGTGCTATGGAGGTAAATTCCCAGTTTCCTAAGGGTGATATTGAAAACTTTCTTACGGTTACTATGTCTTATTTTGACAACCTAGAGATAGATTATCAAGACTATACAGTAGGAATAGGAGAAGAGAAAAAACTCCAGCCACAGATAATAATAGAGAAAATATCTAGGGACAACAGTCTCTATCTCAAGGTGGGGATGACTGTCTCTACCATGAATTATGATTTTTTGAGTGAGTACAATATAAATACTGTTGCCATCGTAAATCATATGGAGAAAAAAATACTTCTTTGTGATATAGAGCTGAGGAATATAGGGGAAGCTATAGAGGAAGTAGTAAAGGTCCTGACAAAGCATCAGAGGAAGCTTAAGCTAAGAGAGGGGTATTACCTAGATGGAAATCTCATAATAATGCAGGAAAAACTTGCCAAGGAATTTGTGACCAAAGAACTTTTGCAGATGGTGGGTAAATACAAAATAGTAGGTACCGATAAACTTAAAAAATATAGAATAAGGACCGTGAAGCCAAAACTAGTGGCCAATCTCCAACATTCCATAGATTTCCTTGAAGGGGATGTAGAGTTAGAGATTGAGGGGGAAAAATTTACAATATTTGATGTTTTAAAGGCTTATAAAAAAGATTCTTATATAGTCTTAAGTGATGGAACCAACGCCCTTATAAATAAAAAATATATCGAAAAATTAGAGAGGATTTTTAAGAGGAAGGACGAAAAAGCTAAGGTTTCTTTTTTTGATCTTCCTCTAGTGGAGGAGCTTATAGAGGATAAACTTTTTTCAGGAGAGATGAAAAAAAGTAAAGAACTTTTTATGGGGTTTAATAACATAAAGGATTATCCTGTACCTGTACCTCCAATAAAAGCAATCTTGAGAGAGTATCAGGATTATGGGTACAGATGGCTGAGCTATCTTGTGGACAATAAGATAGGAGGATGTCTTGCTGATGATATGGGTCTTGGTAAAACACTTCAGGCAATAGCGCTTCTTTCTAGAATATATGAAAATCCAATAAAACCAAGTCTTGTAGCTATGCCTAAAAGTCTTATTTATAACTGGGAAAATGAGATAAAAAAGTTTAATCCCAATCTAAATGTAAAAATATACTATGGAAACAACAGAGATGTCAACGATATCAAAGAATCACAAATAATACTTACAACCTATGGGACAGTTAGAAATGATATAAAGATATTAAAAGAGATGGAGTTTGAAATGGTAATTCTAGATGAGTCTCAAAATATAAAGAACATAAATTCCCAGACAACCAAGGCAGTTATGCTTCTTAATTCTGCAAACAGGATAGCTCTTTCTGGGACCCCTGTAGAAAACAATCTCGGAGAGCTGTACTCGCTTTTCAGATTTTTAAACCCTACTATGTTTGGGAGTATAGATGAGTTTAACTCTTTTTACGCCAATCCCATACAGAGAGACAACGATATGGAGGTCGTAGAAGAGCTTAAGAAGAAAATATACCCGTTTATACTGAGAAGAACTAAAAAAGAGGTCCTAAAAGACCTTCCTGATAAAATAGAAAAAGTACATTTTGTAGAGATGAATGAAGAGCAAAAGAAGATCTATGATGAAAGAAGACTTTTTTATTATGATCTTATACACAATCAGATAAAAGAGCACGGTATAGGGAAGAGCCAGATATTCATTTTACAGGCTCTGAATGAACTCAGGCAGCTTGCAAGCTGTCCAGAGATGAAAACTGAGGGGCTTGTATCATCTACAAAAAGAGAGGTTCTTATAGAGAGTATAAGAGAGGCTGTGGATAACGGGCATAAAATACTCGTGTTTACAAATTTTATAAGATCAATAGAAAATATATGTGAAGACCTTGAAAAACATAATATAGAGCATCTCTATATGACTGGAGCCACAAAGGACAGACAGTCTTTGGTGGAGAAATTCCAGAGTAATAAAAAATGCAAAGTTTTTGTAATGACTCTGAAAACAGGAGGAGTTGGTTTAAACTTAACAGCAGCAGATACAATATTTATATATGACCCTTGGTGGAATAAGACGGCGGAAGATCAGGCTGTGGATAGGTCTCACAGAATGGGTCAGGACAGAACCGTATTCTCTTATAAACTAATAACCAAAGGAACCATAGAAGAAAAAATACTGAAGCTGCAGGAGGAGAAAAGCCGACTTTTTGAAAAGCTAATATCTAGTGACAGTGCCTCAGTAAAATCTCTTACTGAAAAGGATATTGAATATATCCTGAGTGAGTAG
- a CDS encoding DNA polymerase III subunit alpha, producing MKNNFVHLHLHTEYSLLDGVGKIDEYLDRAKTLGMKAMAITDHGNMFGAVEFYKKALSKGIKPIVGMEAYLSEFGMEEKNGRNFHLILLAKNEVGYKNLMKLSSEAYLRGFYYRPRIDKEILKNHSEGLIALSACMQGELSKRISDGESSGNLGKIIEEYIEIFGREDFYVELQSNGIEEQQKLNDDLYELAQIHSLKVVATNDTHYVYYGDHALQDILICVQTGSKLSDEKRMKIETDQLFLKSREQMLEDLGKYDGAVDNTVEIAGKCNLELEFGVLKFPEYNIPTCVSSIGGFLRKLVYQGLKKRYENTLEKDVVERVEYELDVINRMEYAGYFVIVWDFIDYAKKNRIPVGPGRGSAAGSMVAYALGITELDPMKYNLIFERFLNPERISMPDIDIDICQERRQEVIDYVGDKYGRDRVAQIITFGTMKARAAIRDVGRAMNVSLSKVDKIAKLIPAFFSLDHALKEVEELRAIYETDSESQELIEYSKRLENTVRHASIHAAGVVITKDPLTEVVPLYSDTKTKVVSTQYQMKELEELGLLKMDFLGLRNLTILQRTLDYIREDTHEEIELNEIPLDTEGVYKLLQKGDTLGVFQLESHGIRKLLMKLKPDRFEDIIAVLALYRPGPLGSGMVDDYIEVKNGRAAIRYPHKSLEDVLKETYGVILYQEQVMKIANIMADYTLGEADLLRRAMGKKNMAIMEENRNKFVERAVKKGYSEDKATEIFDLIDKFAGYGFNKSHSAAYALVAYWTAYFKVCYPKHYYAALMTSERNNIEKLAVYVEDAKEHGIKVALPNINRISSRFIVDGDFVRFGMSAIKNIGETLIERIKSEHTKNGDYTTFENFVTRTKKEGVNKKALEALILSGALDSIPGNRRQKYESMEKALNYATKVMKEDDIQQMNLFGEARATIEKFQMPSVDEYKMENLLTGEKEFLGFYFTGHPLDKYRQMLKAYRLTEIKDIVSDMPLHIKTYGMVRNLKKVITKKSGQVMGVFDLEDYCGKIGAVVFPRDYQKMGHYLLDGAPLYIEGVVQTDHFGGHEEKKIIIRELRPLDEIGEVARFKVYILINQEDKPKLPALKAIISKHRGDHRIYLALREKDEKKTVELSEKYRVTPSKYFIGEVVELLGIENIVIK from the coding sequence ATGAAGAACAATTTTGTACATCTGCATTTACATACTGAATACAGTCTCCTTGATGGAGTGGGGAAGATAGATGAGTACCTAGATAGGGCCAAAACACTTGGGATGAAGGCCATGGCTATCACTGATCACGGAAATATGTTTGGTGCCGTGGAGTTTTATAAAAAAGCACTGTCAAAGGGGATAAAACCCATTGTAGGGATGGAAGCTTATCTTTCAGAATTTGGCATGGAAGAAAAAAATGGGAGAAACTTTCACCTGATACTTCTGGCCAAGAATGAGGTTGGATATAAAAATCTAATGAAGCTCTCATCTGAGGCCTATCTCAGAGGGTTTTATTACAGACCTCGTATAGACAAGGAGATACTAAAGAACCACAGTGAAGGTCTAATAGCCCTTTCTGCATGCATGCAAGGTGAACTGTCTAAAAGAATATCAGACGGGGAAAGCAGTGGAAATTTAGGCAAGATAATAGAAGAATACATTGAAATTTTTGGTAGGGAGGATTTTTATGTAGAACTTCAATCTAACGGAATAGAAGAGCAGCAGAAGTTAAACGATGATCTCTATGAACTCGCCCAAATCCATAGTCTGAAGGTGGTGGCTACCAATGATACTCACTATGTGTATTATGGAGACCATGCTCTTCAGGATATTCTCATATGTGTTCAGACAGGGAGTAAACTTTCAGACGAAAAAAGAATGAAGATAGAAACAGATCAGCTTTTCCTTAAAAGCAGGGAGCAGATGCTAGAAGACCTCGGGAAATATGACGGGGCTGTAGATAATACGGTGGAGATAGCAGGTAAGTGTAACCTTGAGTTAGAATTTGGAGTTCTCAAATTCCCAGAATACAATATCCCGACCTGTGTCAGCAGTATAGGGGGATTTTTAAGAAAATTAGTCTATCAGGGATTGAAAAAAAGATATGAGAATACTCTTGAAAAAGACGTTGTAGAAAGAGTAGAGTACGAGCTAGATGTTATAAACAGGATGGAATATGCCGGCTACTTTGTTATAGTTTGGGATTTTATAGATTATGCAAAAAAGAACAGGATACCGGTGGGCCCTGGAAGAGGTTCTGCTGCCGGAAGTATGGTGGCCTATGCCCTAGGAATAACAGAACTTGATCCCATGAAATATAACCTTATCTTCGAAAGATTTTTGAATCCTGAAAGAATATCCATGCCAGACATAGATATAGATATATGTCAGGAAAGAAGGCAGGAAGTAATAGATTATGTTGGAGATAAATATGGAAGAGACAGGGTCGCTCAGATAATAACATTTGGAACAATGAAAGCCAGGGCCGCCATAAGGGATGTGGGGAGAGCCATGAATGTCTCCCTATCTAAGGTGGATAAAATAGCCAAACTAATTCCGGCCTTTTTTAGCCTTGATCATGCCCTTAAAGAAGTAGAGGAATTAAGAGCGATATATGAGACGGACAGTGAGTCTCAGGAGCTGATAGAATATTCTAAGAGGCTTGAAAATACAGTGAGACACGCCTCTATACATGCAGCTGGGGTAGTAATAACAAAAGATCCCCTTACAGAGGTTGTCCCTCTTTACAGTGACACCAAAACCAAAGTGGTGTCTACCCAGTACCAGATGAAAGAATTAGAGGAGTTAGGACTCCTCAAAATGGATTTTCTGGGGCTAAGGAATCTGACAATACTTCAGAGAACATTAGACTACATAAGAGAGGATACCCACGAAGAGATCGAGCTAAATGAAATACCTCTAGACACTGAAGGGGTATATAAACTCCTTCAGAAGGGTGACACTCTAGGGGTATTTCAGCTAGAATCCCACGGTATAAGAAAACTTCTTATGAAATTGAAACCTGACAGATTTGAGGATATAATCGCCGTACTTGCCCTTTACAGGCCGGGACCTCTAGGATCAGGAATGGTAGATGATTATATAGAGGTGAAAAACGGAAGGGCAGCAATAAGGTATCCCCACAAGTCCCTTGAAGATGTACTAAAAGAAACCTACGGAGTGATACTTTATCAGGAACAGGTAATGAAGATAGCAAACATAATGGCTGACTATACATTAGGAGAAGCGGACTTGCTGAGACGGGCCATGGGTAAAAAAAATATGGCTATAATGGAAGAAAACCGTAATAAATTTGTGGAGAGGGCTGTGAAAAAAGGCTACTCAGAGGATAAAGCCACAGAGATATTTGACCTTATTGATAAGTTTGCAGGCTACGGATTCAATAAGTCCCACTCGGCTGCCTATGCACTGGTTGCTTATTGGACGGCATATTTTAAAGTATGCTATCCAAAACATTACTATGCGGCCCTTATGACTTCTGAGAGAAATAATATAGAAAAGTTGGCTGTGTATGTGGAAGATGCCAAGGAACACGGTATAAAGGTTGCACTTCCTAACATAAACAGAATAAGCAGCAGGTTTATAGTTGATGGAGATTTTGTCAGATTTGGGATGTCTGCCATAAAAAATATAGGCGAAACTCTCATAGAAAGAATAAAGAGTGAACATACGAAAAACGGGGATTACACCACCTTTGAAAATTTTGTTACAAGAACCAAAAAAGAGGGTGTTAATAAAAAAGCCCTAGAAGCTCTCATACTCTCAGGGGCACTTGATTCCATCCCTGGAAACAGAAGGCAGAAGTACGAAAGTATGGAAAAAGCCTTAAATTATGCAACTAAGGTAATGAAAGAGGATGATATACAACAGATGAATCTTTTTGGAGAAGCTAGGGCAACTATTGAGAAATTTCAGATGCCATCTGTCGACGAATATAAGATGGAAAATCTTCTCACAGGAGAAAAGGAATTTCTCGGGTTTTATTTTACAGGACACCCACTTGATAAGTACCGTCAGATGTTAAAGGCATACAGACTTACAGAGATAAAAGATATAGTCAGTGATATGCCACTCCACATAAAAACCTATGGTATGGTAAGGAATCTAAAGAAAGTAATAACAAAAAAAAGCGGACAAGTGATGGGAGTTTTTGACTTAGAAGATTATTGTGGTAAAATAGGAGCAGTTGTCTTTCCTAGAGACTACCAAAAGATGGGACATTATCTGTTAGACGGTGCACCTTTGTATATAGAAGGGGTAGTCCAGACAGATCACTTTGGCGGCCACGAGGAAAAAAAGATAATAATAAGAGAGCTAAGACCCTTAGACGAAATAGGAGAGGTGGCTAGGTTCAAAGTTTACATCCTAATAAATCAAGAAGACAAGCCAAAACTTCCTGCCCTTAAGGCTATAATCTCAAAGCACCGAGGGGACCACAGAATATATTTGGCTCTTAGGGAAAAAGATGAAAAAAAGACGGTGGAACTGTCTGAAAAGTACCGTGTAACTCCCTCTAAATATTTTATAGGTGAGGTAGTAGAACTCTTAGGAATTGAAAATATAGTCATAAAGTAG
- a CDS encoding biotin/lipoyl-containing protein, with amino-acid sequence MKHDINNVEDLMKILNNTNLTEISFESEELKVTIKRPKLVAAAPQQVEVQESNTEVKEIKKIKEIKSYNVGQFTYHSKNGKTMIKVGDKIKEGQEIGYIHTIGVNSPVTSPYSGTVKEILVEEESLADYGKNLVLVELD; translated from the coding sequence ATGAAGCATGATATAAATAATGTAGAAGATTTAATGAAGATATTAAATAATACGAATCTTACGGAAATATCTTTTGAAAGTGAAGAACTAAAAGTAACTATTAAAAGACCAAAACTTGTTGCAGCAGCACCTCAGCAAGTTGAAGTACAAGAGAGTAATACCGAGGTAAAAGAAATCAAAAAAATTAAGGAAATAAAATCTTATAATGTGGGACAGTTTACTTATCACAGTAAGAACGGAAAGACCATGATAAAAGTGGGAGACAAGATAAAAGAGGGGCAGGAGATAGGTTATATCCATACCATCGGTGTAAACAGTCCGGTGACAAGTCCTTACTCTGGTACTGTAAAGGAGATACTTGTAGAGGAAGAAAGCCTAGCAGATTATGGAAAGAATCTGGTATTAGTAGAATTAGACTAA